In Pseudophryne corroboree isolate aPseCor3 chromosome 7, aPseCor3.hap2, whole genome shotgun sequence, a single window of DNA contains:
- the SMIM10L3 gene encoding salivary gland specific protein SAGSIN1 — MASMSHLAAWLSHSAAARSYGVFSKGLSRTLLIFFNLAWRLRIKFPYLYVIASMMLNVRLQVHIEIH; from the coding sequence ATGGCGTCCATGTCCCACCTGGCAGCCTGGCTCTCCCACTCCGCCGCCGCCCGCTCATACGGGGTTTTCTCCAAAGGCCTGAGCCGCACTCTGCTGATATTCTTCAACCTGGCCTGGAGGCTGAGGATCAAGTTCCCCTACCTGTATGTCATCGCCTCTATGATGCTGAACGTTAGGCTGCAG